The DNA window aataatgataatattttaatctagtttattataatcacaaatatataaaaaaatctataatatataaaatttttattttttatatatttttaattatttttttatagtataaatttatatgcatttgataaaaataatatttaatatttttaaattatatttttatcacttgtaaaagataaaattgtagtttataagaaatataaattgatattgtttgttaataataaaaatataaatacaaaacattttttaaaataaaataaaaaattagaaatttaaatattaattatttttaaatattttttcatttaaaaaatattttaattttttataatgttTAGCCTTCTTCTTTATGGTTTTCTTTAGCTCAAGATAGGTTAATTGCATGATTTTCGTGATTTGAGGTTCTGTAGTGTGCAGctagtttgggtttgaattcTGGGGTTAAGATATGTTTGTTTTAGTTGATTTTGTGCTGAGATAGCTAGTTGTGCTACGGATTACTCAAACTTGAAGTTAGAGAGCTTAAGTTGGCTCTctattgttgtttttaatttctgAGCTATTTGATGTGTTCTGTTGCTTAAAATGAATTTAGTATAGTACATGCAAGTGTTCTAGAGAGTATGGTAGAGTTTGGGCTCGATTTGAGTTGTGGAGGACATTTTTGGGGttccctgcactgaaccggtcgaccggtttaaGGGAGCCTGTAACAACCGGTCGACCAGTTGATCCCCAAGAACCGGTCTTCCAGTTAGGAACCAGTCTGCTGGTCGGacttttttcagaaccctaccTTAAACTAAGTTGAAGAATAAGCATACTATGAATGTATATTACTTACTAGTTCATGcatgattttataaataatgtaattgatgtaaataattaattttatatctaaaaattttaaatacattgaacattataatcttgaaaaataaaattaattaatataatatgatagaattttaaaactattaaattaattgaaatcttaaattaaatataagtaaagaaaagaaaaaaaaaatattacttctaAAGTATTGAACTCGTggcattttaattattttaagagtgattattataaaattattataagttGAATATGTTATAAGTTtttataagtataattattgttttaaaaataaatttaattaaaatatttttttatgtaaatttgaaataaaaaaatataattaaaactacattttaaatagaaataaaatagaaagataaaaatattaagtttgGAGTTTGTTAGTTGAACctacaataaataatattaaagtttatttataaataaaacaaatatattaattttggtgtagTTTTCAAGAGTTGATTTGAATTATTAGATTAAATCAAGAACTATAAATTACTATCCCTATTAATAGGTAAAATACCAATTCCTATCATAATAATCCCATAGTAAATATATGTAAGTATACAAAATCAATGTTCCCGTTCATAAAATCTATATAACCGTATTTTGACtattttccccaaaaatcttcATAGTGtaggtttttcattttttttttttcttaaaagaaaatagaataaaaattttgagaaaaaagaTATACGAGAGAAGACTATAAAATTGTTCGTAGTTATTTTTAAAcctaaaacaataaatattaatctttaaaatattatagaaatttaaataagaaatattaatcttttttaaaagagaaatatttaaaatttaaaccctcacaatttttattttttttttgaaaaagatatcctatttaaattaaaattagaatataacactctctatatatatagggatataATAGCATCGAATAACCATAACGTAATTATGGATCCAATAATTCCTGGTGAGTCTAGGGTTTATGTTAGCGCAAGAGAAATCTACTGTTCCCCAACTCCAAACCCTCGAATTCAAGCTCTTCCTCCCTCACTAATCGTTTACTTCAAAATTTTACGAAAGGTCTTCAAAGGTGGCAGAACCCCCATAATCGATCGAGAATACAATCACCGATATCAATACCCGTTAGACCTCTTAGATTCACAATCACCGCGCGTATTCGTTTGGAATATGATATTTAAGCCCAACATTCCTTTCGTCTTATCAAATATGCACTGGAAAATCGCGAGTTCCGAAGGAAACTATATATCAAAACCGATGAGCATGGAGGGAGTTTTGAACAAAATTGGCAGTGTTCTCACCCGAATGCTTGAATCCGGATTCTGTTCGGGTAATCGGGCGATTGAGATCACGATAGAGAACCATGTACGGCCCCTACCCGTACCCGTtgccgaacccgaacccgaacccgaacgcGAAAGCCCGGTAATCATAGTGGTGCAGCCCGAGAGTCCGGTTGGGGTGGGCGCGTCGGTGGAGGATTTGGAGAAACTTAAAAGCGACGACGTCGTTTCGTCGAGTGGTGAAAAGATGACGTGTTCGATTTGCTTTTGTGAGGTGTTGAGTGGGACTGAGCTGAGTCGGTTGCCTTGTTCTCACTTATTTCACACTCATTGTATCCTTAAGTGGTTGGAGAAAAGACACACTTGCCCAATATGTCGTTTTGAATTGCCAACTCGGACTTAGTATactttcacttttatttttacattttgagGATTTTTGAAGTTATTATTTAGAGTATTGATAATTGGCATTATTAGAGGTCTCATGCAGTACCctagtaacttttttttaactatCATGGTGATGTTATTAGTGTTTGACAATGAttgttcttcatttattattCTACTTTGTACATCCCACTACCCAAACACtatattcttcttttattta is part of the Cannabis sativa cultivar Pink pepper isolate KNU-18-1 chromosome 5, ASM2916894v1, whole genome shotgun sequence genome and encodes:
- the LOC133037996 gene encoding uncharacterized protein LOC133037996, whose translation is MDPIIPGESRVYVSAREIYCSPTPNPRIQALPPSLIVYFKILRKVFKGGRTPIIDREYNHRYQYPLDLLDSQSPRVFVWNMIFKPNIPFVLSNMHWKIASSEGNYISKPMSMEGVLNKIGSVLTRMLESGFCSGNRAIEITIENHVRPLPVPVAEPEPEPERESPVIIVVQPESPVGVGASVEDLEKLKSDDVVSSSGEKMTCSICFCEVLSGTELSRLPCSHLFHTHCILKWLEKRHTCPICRFELPTRT